ATTCCTTTTGCTGCACTTGGCGCATTAATCTTTCCCGGCATTCTTACTTCCGCAGGGGAAGATAATATAGCAGCCGCTGTGGCCGGTGGATTGGTGTGTGTGTTGTTTGCTTGGCTGCGCTTGAATGTTATGATTGTTGTGCTTGCTGGAATTATAACTGTGCTATTGTGGCAAACCATATGGTAGAAAGAGTGAAACTTTTTCCCAGATGCTTCGTATAAGCATAGCATAGATGGCACTATGAATAAGGAGGCTGCAATAGTTGGCTGAAACAAAAAAGAAAAAGCGCAACTGGGGAG
This window of the Aneurinibacillus sp. REN35 genome carries:
- a CDS encoding AzlD domain-containing protein — encoded protein: MNMTLVLLVLGMGAVTYIPRMLPMVLLQNLQLPPFLQRFFQFIPFAALGALIFPGILTSAGEDNIAAAVAGGLVCVLFAWLRLNVMIVVLAGIITVLLWQTIW